One segment of Primulina tabacum isolate GXHZ01 chromosome 6, ASM2559414v2, whole genome shotgun sequence DNA contains the following:
- the LOC142548252 gene encoding EPIDERMAL PATTERNING FACTOR-like protein 2 has translation MVCSKKMICGRRIHRFAVSLIVCMVLISSQSRLYNAEGRKLAQIADNSQTVNEEKAILRGKIGSRPPRCERRCVSCARCEAIQVPTNPQTRNGINNVSTAVFAAAAYVRGDDTSNYKPMSWKCKCGSLIFNP, from the exons ATGGTATGCAGTAAGAAGATGATTTGTGGCCGGAGGATTCATCGTTTCGCTGTTTCTTTAATCGTTTGCATGGTTTTGATCTCGTCCCAGTCAAGATTATACAATGCTGAAG GTAGAAAACTGGCACAAATAGCTGATAACTCCCAG ACGGTGAATGAAGAAAAAGCAATCCTGCGAGGAAAAATCGGCTCCAGGCCGCCGCGCTGCGAGCGGCGATGCGTCTCCTGCGCCCGCTGCGAAGCCATCCAAGTTCCCACAAATCCTCAAACAAGAAACGGAATCAACAACGTCTCCACCGCAGTTTTTGCCGCCGCTGCCTACGTTAGAGGTGACGACACTTCAAACTACAAGCCCATGAGTTGGAAATGCAAATGCGGGAGCCTCATTTTCAACCCATAA
- the LOC142549647 gene encoding homeobox-leucine zipper protein HAT22-like, translating into MDFDYLCNPSLVLGLGLSPSTGEPKSAKPSSAHQKLHKIQEPSLTLSLSGEITHNNLHVHAAKKVDSDDNIKVGFNDNQSGDHLYRQESAASSFSNVSVKREREIVSSEEEETERVSSRISDEDDDGSNVRKKLRLSKVQSALLEESFKLHSTLNPKQKQDLARDLKLTPRQVEVWFQNRRARTKLKQTEVDCEFLKKCCETLTDENRRLQKELQELKALKLAQPLYMQLPAATLTMCPSCERVGGASVSASAAEGIGKNSFTMAPAPHFYNPFTNPSAAC; encoded by the exons ATGGATTTCGATTATTTATGCAACCCAAGCTTGGTTTTGGGGCTGGGATTATCTCCCTCAACCGGGGAACCCAAGTCTGCAAAACCATCCTCCGCCCATCAAAAGCTTCACAAAATTCAGGAGCCATCGTTAACTCTGAGCCTGTCCGGTGAAATTACTCACAATAATCTTCATGTTCATGCTGCGAAAAAGGTGGATTCCGATGATAATATCAAGGTTGGTTTTAACGATAACCAATCTGGCGATCATTTGTACAGACAAGAGAGCGCTGCTTCTTCTTTCTCTAACGTCAGTGTGAAGAGGGAGAGAGAAATCGTGAGCAGTGAAGAGGAGGAAACAGAGAGGGTATCCTCTAGAATTAGCGATGAAGATGATGATGGATCCAATGTTAGGAAGAAGCTCAGACTCAGTAAAGTTCAGTCTGCCCTTCTGGAGGAAAGCTTCAAGCTACACAGCACTCTCAATCCT AAACAAAAGCAAGATTTGGCTCGGGACTTGAAGCTAACCCCTCGACAGGTTGAAGTGTGGTTCCAGAATAGAAGAGCCAG GACCAAGCTGAAGCAAACGGAAGTAGACTGCGAGTTCTTGAAGAAGTGCTGCGAAACCCTAACGGACGAGAACAGGCGGCTGCAGAAGGAGCTTCAGGAGCTAAAGGCGCTGAAGTTGGCCCAACCTCTGTATATGCAACTGCCGGCTGCCACGTTAACCATGTGCCCGTCATGCGAAAGGGTCGGCGGCGCCTCCGTCTCTGCCTCCGCCGCTGAAGGCATTGGTAAGAACTCATTTACCATGGCTCCGGCGCCGCACTTCTATAATCCCTTCACCAATCCATCAGCCGCATGTTGA